The Desulfovibrio sp. TomC genomic interval ATCCTGACCGGCAATCTCTATCCCAACGACATGATCCTGGCCAAAGCCGAAGACAAGGGCGTGCCCGTCATCGTGGTGCGCGACGACACCTTCTCCGTGGCCAAAAAAATGGAACTCATGCTGACCCGGGAGAAGTTGCGCGACCGCTCCCGCATCGAGCACGGCACCAAGATCGTGCAGCAGGCGGTCAACATGCCCCTGCTTAAAAAGAACCTCGGCCTGTAGCCGACACGGCCTTCCCGGAGCGCGCTCACGGTCCCGCTCCGGGAGGCCCTGTCCGATAAAGCGGTTTGGCTCGCACCTCGATCCCTCGCGGCGACGGGAACAGGAGCGGCTGGTCTAATTTCCAACCAAAAGGAGCGTGAGACAATGTCGTGGGTCCAACAGTACCAACCGCTGGGGAGCGTGGCCATGTCCGCCTTGGTCGCGGGCATCCCTCTGTACATCCTGTTCTTCATGCTGGCCGTCAAACGCATGGCCGGTCACAAAGCCGCCTTCGCGGCCACGGCCGTGGCTGTGCTGTTGTCGATCTTCGCCTGGGGCATGCCGGCCAACCTTGCCATCGGCGCTACCCTCTACGGCGCAGCCTTTGGCATCTTCCCCATTGTCTGGATCGTCATCACCGCCATCTGGGTCTACAACATGACGGTCGAGTCCGGCGAATTCAACATCATCAAAAACTCCCTGGCCCAGATCACCGACGACCGTCGGCTCCAGGCCATTTTCATCGCTTTCGCCTTCGGCTCCTTCATTGAAGGGACGGCCGGCTTCGGCACGCCCGTGGCCATCACCGCCGCCATGCTGGTGGGCCTTGGCTTCAACCCGCTCTACGCCGCCGGCATCTGCCTGATCGCCAACACCGCGCCGGTTGCCTTTGGCGCCATCGGCATCCCCATCGTGGTCGCGGCCAAGGTCACCGACCTCGACATGATGAAAATCAGCGCCATCTGCGGCCGTCAGCTGCCCTTTCTGTCCATCATCGTGCCCCTTTGGATCTCGGTCACCATGTGCGGTTTCAAGCGCACCATGGAAATCCTGCCGGCCGTCATCATCGCCGGCGTGTGCTTTGCCGGTTCCCAGTTCCTGGTTTCCAACTTCGTCGGCCCCTACCTGCCCGACATCATCTCGGCCATCGTCACCATCATCGGCCTTGGCCTGTTCCTCAAGGTCTGGAAGCCCAAGCAGACCTGGCACTTCCCGGATGAACCGCCGGCGGCCAGCCGCGTCGTGGCCTCGGAATTCTCCGGCGGCGAGATCTTCCGCGCTTGGCTTCCCTACATCATCCTGGCCGTCATGGTCTTTTTCTGGGGCATTGATTCCTTCAAGGCCATCCTGGACAAGATCTTCTTCATGAAGTTCGAGTGGCCGGGCCTGCATAATCTGGTCATGAAGGCCGCCCCCATCGTGGCCAAGGATACCCCGTATCCGGCCGTTTTCAATCTCAACCTGCTGTCCACCCCGGGTACGGCCATCCTGTTTGCCGGCTTGATCTCCATCCTCTTCATGCCTGGGTATGGCTTCGGCAAGGGCTTTGTCTGCCTGATTCGCACCATCAAGCAGCTGCGCTGGCCCATCGCCACCATCGCCATGATCCTGGGCCTGGCCTACATCATGAACTACTCGGGCATGAGCTCGTCCATGGGTCTGGCCTTTGCCGCCTCCGGCGCGCTGTTCCCGTTCTTCTCGCCGATCCTCGGCTGGCTGGGCGTGTTCCTGACCGGTTCCGACACCTCGTCCAACGCCCTGTTTGGTTCGCTGCAAAAGACCACCGCCCAGCAGATCGGCGTCGATCCGCACCTGACCGTGGCCGCCAACTCCTCGGGCGGCGTTACCGGCAAGATGATCTCGCCCCAGTCCATCTCCGTGGCCACTGCGGCCTCGAACATGGTCGGCAAGGAAGGCGATATCTTCCGCTTCACCCTGCCCCACTCCCTGGCCATGCTGGGCTTCGTCGCCGTGCTGACGCTGCTCCAGGCCTATGCCCTGAAGTGGATGCTGCCCTAACCAGTAACCGCGCATAGACCCGTACGGCCGGCTGCGCATCCTGCGTTGCCGGCCGTGCTTTTTACGCCATCCGACGAAAGAGAGGTTCCCATGACGACCCCCAATCTGGTCGAACTGCTGACGCAAAAGGCCTCCCTGGTCTCGGCCGTGGTGCGGCCCGTCGCGTCCATGGACGAAGCCATGGCCTATGTGACCGATGTGTGCGTGGGCAAGGAGGCCTGCCAGATCCTGGCTTCGGGCTGCGACGCCCCCCTGTCCGACACGGCCGAAGCTCTGTGCGAGACCAAACAGGAAAAGATCATTTGTGCACCGCAAATGCCGGCCGAGGCCATGGAGACGCTCAGCGGCCTGTGTGCCGAGAAGGGCATCCGCCTTATCACCTCGGGAATGCGCTCGCGCCTGGGCGGCATCGACATCGGCCTGACCATGGCCGTAGCCGGCATTGCCGACACCGGTACGGTCGTTGTGCGCTCGATGAGCGAGGAAGTGCGTCTGGCCAGCATGGTGGCTGAAATCCACATCGCCGTACTGCCGGCCTCGTCCATTGTGGCCGATTCCTACGCCCTGGAACCAACACTCGTCGAATGGATGGCCCAGCCCGATTACACGGCCTTTGTCACCGGCCCCAGCCGCACCGCCGACATCGAGCGGGTATTGGCCCTTGGCGTGCATGGCCCGCTGGAACTGCACATCCTCATCCTGGAGGACAAGTAGATGCAAGACGCCACCACCCTCAAAGAGTATCGTCGCCAACTGCGCGAAGCTCTGG includes:
- a CDS encoding L-lactate permease — encoded protein: MSWVQQYQPLGSVAMSALVAGIPLYILFFMLAVKRMAGHKAAFAATAVAVLLSIFAWGMPANLAIGATLYGAAFGIFPIVWIVITAIWVYNMTVESGEFNIIKNSLAQITDDRRLQAIFIAFAFGSFIEGTAGFGTPVAITAAMLVGLGFNPLYAAGICLIANTAPVAFGAIGIPIVVAAKVTDLDMMKISAICGRQLPFLSIIVPLWISVTMCGFKRTMEILPAVIIAGVCFAGSQFLVSNFVGPYLPDIISAIVTIIGLGLFLKVWKPKQTWHFPDEPPAASRVVASEFSGGEIFRAWLPYIILAVMVFFWGIDSFKAILDKIFFMKFEWPGLHNLVMKAAPIVAKDTPYPAVFNLNLLSTPGTAILFAGLISILFMPGYGFGKGFVCLIRTIKQLRWPIATIAMILGLAYIMNYSGMSSSMGLAFAASGALFPFFSPILGWLGVFLTGSDTSSNALFGSLQKTTAQQIGVDPHLTVAANSSGGVTGKMISPQSISVATAASNMVGKEGDIFRFTLPHSLAMLGFVAVLTLLQAYALKWMLP
- a CDS encoding LutC/YkgG family protein, which codes for MTTPNLVELLTQKASLVSAVVRPVASMDEAMAYVTDVCVGKEACQILASGCDAPLSDTAEALCETKQEKIICAPQMPAEAMETLSGLCAEKGIRLITSGMRSRLGGIDIGLTMAVAGIADTGTVVVRSMSEEVRLASMVAEIHIAVLPASSIVADSYALEPTLVEWMAQPDYTAFVTGPSRTADIERVLALGVHGPLELHILILEDK